A region from the Beduinella massiliensis genome encodes:
- a CDS encoding DNA polymerase encodes MAKTLSIDIETYSDVDLTRCGVHRYVDSPDFRILLIGYAFDDGPVRVVDCTKNCLNDEELRAFQGALWAPDVLKTAYNAAFEMTCLGRWFGRPMDERQWRCTAVLAATLGLPRKLGDAVKALGLTEEKMDEGKRLIDYFSKPCKPTQTSGGHARNLPEHDPAKWRAFIDYNQQDVVVERELRKRLSAYPLPPKEQAAWEMDQRINARGVGVDMEFVRAAIAMSNEHNGLLTDEARQLTGLDNPNSVAQLKRYFGTDSLTKKDVAAMRETATGEKARALAIRQELGKTSMAKYEAIERSVCSDGRVHGLFQFYGANRTGRWAGRLVQVQNLPQNHLEDLEAAREIAKSGDREGLEMLYGNVPSTLSELIRTAFVAKPGHTFAVADFSAIEARVVAWLADEKWRQEVFAKGGDIYCASASQMFKVPVEKHGQNAHLRQKGKIAELALGYGGGVGALTNMGALEMGLEESELQPLVTAWREASPHIVALWERVGSAVINAVKHGGTYKLPHGLSVERTTKRLLHIHLPSGRSLRYFEPQMTTNKFGGESVSYQSYEAGRWSRVESYGPKFVENVVQAIARDCLRDAMLAVEQHYPEIVMHVHDEMVVEVPEAEADTALRDICEIMARPLPWAPGLVLRGDGYVTKFYKKD; translated from the coding sequence ATGGCGAAAACGCTCAGCATTGACATTGAGACGTACAGCGACGTTGACCTGACGCGCTGCGGCGTACATCGCTACGTCGATTCGCCTGATTTTCGGATTTTACTCATAGGTTATGCGTTTGACGACGGGCCGGTACGGGTCGTGGACTGCACGAAGAACTGCCTGAATGACGAGGAGCTGCGCGCATTCCAAGGCGCGCTGTGGGCCCCTGATGTGCTTAAAACCGCCTACAACGCAGCCTTCGAGATGACCTGTCTGGGCCGCTGGTTTGGCCGGCCTATGGATGAGAGGCAGTGGAGATGTACGGCGGTGCTGGCCGCGACGCTGGGCCTGCCGCGTAAGCTGGGCGACGCAGTCAAAGCGCTGGGTCTGACCGAAGAGAAGATGGACGAGGGCAAGAGGCTGATCGATTATTTCAGCAAGCCTTGCAAGCCGACGCAGACCAGCGGAGGGCACGCGCGAAACCTGCCGGAGCACGACCCGGCGAAATGGCGCGCGTTTATTGATTATAACCAGCAGGATGTCGTCGTGGAGCGCGAGCTGCGTAAGCGGCTATCGGCCTATCCGCTGCCGCCGAAAGAGCAAGCCGCATGGGAGATGGATCAACGAATCAACGCGCGCGGGGTCGGCGTTGACATGGAATTTGTCCGCGCCGCGATTGCGATGAGCAACGAGCACAACGGCCTGCTGACGGACGAAGCCCGGCAGCTGACCGGACTGGACAACCCAAACAGCGTGGCGCAGCTTAAACGGTACTTTGGCACGGATAGCCTGACGAAGAAAGACGTTGCGGCGATGCGCGAAACGGCGACCGGCGAAAAGGCGCGGGCGCTGGCGATCCGGCAGGAGCTGGGAAAAACGAGCATGGCGAAGTACGAGGCCATCGAGCGCAGCGTCTGTTCCGACGGTCGAGTGCACGGGTTGTTCCAATTCTACGGCGCAAATCGAACGGGCCGATGGGCAGGCAGGCTCGTGCAAGTTCAAAATTTACCCCAAAATCACCTGGAAGACCTGGAAGCCGCGCGAGAGATCGCGAAGAGCGGAGATCGTGAGGGTCTGGAAATGCTGTACGGCAATGTGCCGTCGACGCTCTCCGAGTTGATCCGCACGGCCTTTGTGGCCAAGCCGGGGCACACATTTGCAGTAGCTGATTTTAGCGCCATCGAGGCGCGGGTTGTAGCATGGCTGGCCGACGAGAAGTGGCGGCAGGAGGTCTTTGCGAAAGGCGGCGACATATACTGCGCGTCAGCCAGCCAGATGTTTAAGGTGCCGGTCGAAAAGCACGGCCAGAATGCTCACTTGCGGCAGAAGGGCAAGATTGCTGAATTGGCCCTGGGCTACGGCGGCGGCGTGGGGGCGCTGACCAACATGGGCGCGCTAGAGATGGGCCTGGAAGAGAGTGAGCTACAGCCGCTGGTGACGGCATGGCGCGAGGCCAGCCCGCACATCGTGGCGCTGTGGGAGCGTGTCGGCTCCGCAGTGATTAACGCCGTGAAGCACGGCGGTACCTACAAGCTGCCACACGGGTTGAGCGTTGAGCGTACGACAAAAAGGCTGCTGCACATCCACCTTCCCAGCGGTCGGAGTCTGCGGTATTTCGAGCCGCAGATGACGACAAACAAGTTTGGCGGGGAGAGCGTGAGCTATCAAAGCTATGAAGCGGGGCGGTGGAGCCGCGTCGAGAGCTACGGGCCGAAGTTTGTAGAGAACGTCGTCCAGGCCATCGCCCGTGACTGCCTGCGCGACGCGATGCTGGCCGTTGAGCAACACTACCCGGAGATCGTCATGCACGTGCATGACGAAATGGTCGTCGAGGTGCCGGAGGCGGAAGCTGATACAGCGCTACGGGATATCTGCGAGATCATGGCGCGGCCTCTGCCGTGGGCACCCGGTTTGGTGTTGCGCGGGGATGGGTACGTGACCAAATTTTATAAAAAGGATTGA
- a CDS encoding ssDNA-binding protein has product MEATKVITGKVRFSYLNAFKPRASAEGQEPKYSVCLLIPKTDKTTLGKIKAACEAARLSSAAIFGGKVPTSLKSPLHDGDGEKPNGGEYGPECKGCYVLNASSKRAPGVIDRSKVEILDETELYSGCYGRASLNFYAYNQSGNKGIAAGLNNLQKLADGEPLGGFSRAEDDFADDFEGEEDDLGL; this is encoded by the coding sequence ATGGAAGCTACTAAGGTTATCACCGGTAAGGTGCGTTTCAGTTATCTCAATGCTTTTAAGCCCCGTGCGAGCGCGGAAGGCCAGGAGCCCAAGTACAGCGTATGCCTGTTGATCCCCAAGACGGACAAGACGACGCTAGGTAAGATCAAGGCGGCCTGCGAGGCAGCCCGGCTCTCCAGCGCCGCAATATTCGGTGGCAAGGTGCCGACGTCGCTCAAGTCGCCGCTGCACGACGGCGACGGAGAGAAGCCCAACGGTGGCGAATATGGCCCGGAATGCAAGGGCTGCTACGTGCTCAACGCCAGCAGCAAGCGCGCGCCCGGCGTAATCGACCGCAGCAAAGTCGAGATCCTGGATGAGACGGAGCTGTATTCGGGGTGCTACGGCAGGGCTTCGCTCAACTTCTATGCCTATAACCAGAGTGGTAACAAGGGTATCGCGGCCGGATTGAATAACCTGCAAAAGCTTGCAGACGGCGAGCCACTGGGCGGGTTCAGCCGCGCGGAAGACGACTTCGCGGACGATTTCGAGGGTGAAGAAGACGACCTTGGACTGTAA
- a CDS encoding DUF2800 domain-containing protein has protein sequence MPAVGHALLSASSAHRWLACPPSAQLCAQAPEGGTSEAAAEGTLAHSICEAKINAYLKGKKPRTPAKLTRHELYRKAMEEHTDGFVDYVIELYDAAQRRSPDALLLTEQRLDFGAWVPDGFGTGDVIIISDGVMDVVDFKYGKGVPVSAENNPQLRLYGLGALAEFSSLYEIDMVRLHIFQPRLDSVTMETLHVEALLEWGNRILTTAQQAAEGKGEFKAGEHCRFCRVAATCRARAEKQLELAKYEFADAPLLSNAEIGEILARVDELTAWAKSVKDYAAQQAIENGEHFDGWKLVAGRSTRKISNEELAVLALRESGYKTTDVMRIKGLTDLEELVGKKALASLLGDLIVKPEGKPTLVPETDKRPEWNSAKQDFNDDVTA, from the coding sequence ATGCCGGCAGTAGGACATGCCCTGCTCAGCGCGAGCAGCGCGCACCGGTGGCTGGCCTGTCCGCCCAGCGCGCAGCTATGCGCGCAGGCCCCCGAGGGCGGCACGAGCGAGGCTGCGGCGGAGGGGACGCTGGCGCACAGCATCTGTGAAGCAAAAATCAATGCCTACTTGAAGGGCAAGAAGCCGCGCACGCCTGCGAAGTTGACCAGACATGAACTGTACCGCAAAGCGATGGAGGAGCACACCGACGGTTTTGTAGACTACGTAATCGAGCTATACGACGCAGCGCAGCGGCGCAGCCCTGACGCGCTGCTGCTGACGGAGCAGCGACTGGACTTCGGGGCCTGGGTGCCGGACGGCTTTGGTACGGGTGACGTCATCATCATATCCGACGGTGTGATGGACGTAGTGGACTTTAAATACGGCAAAGGTGTGCCGGTCAGCGCTGAAAACAACCCGCAGCTGCGGCTGTATGGCTTGGGTGCGTTGGCAGAGTTCAGCAGCCTGTATGAGATTGACATGGTGCGTCTGCACATCTTCCAGCCGCGGCTTGACAGCGTCACGATGGAGACCCTGCACGTCGAAGCGCTGCTGGAATGGGGCAACCGGATACTCACGACCGCACAGCAAGCCGCAGAGGGCAAGGGCGAGTTTAAAGCTGGCGAACATTGTCGGTTTTGCCGCGTGGCGGCGACATGCCGCGCACGGGCAGAGAAGCAGCTGGAGCTCGCAAAGTACGAATTTGCCGATGCACCGCTACTCAGCAACGCTGAGATTGGCGAAATCTTAGCCCGCGTGGACGAGCTGACCGCATGGGCGAAATCGGTCAAAGACTACGCCGCACAGCAGGCGATTGAGAACGGAGAGCATTTCGACGGCTGGAAGCTCGTGGCCGGCCGGTCGACCCGGAAGATCTCCAACGAAGAGCTGGCCGTGCTCGCTTTGAGGGAAAGCGGGTACAAGACGACCGACGTTATGCGCATCAAGGGTCTAACAGACCTCGAAGAGTTGGTCGGGAAGAAGGCTTTGGCAAGCCTTCTGGGCGACCTGATCGTCAAACCGGAGGGCAAACCGACGCTTGTGCCGGAGACGGACAAGCGGCCGGAATGGAACAGTGCAAAGCAGGACTTTAACGACGACGTCACCGCCTGA
- a CDS encoding BRO family protein, with amino-acid sequence MVTDLQVFINPDFGQIRAIDKDGEAWFVAVDVCRALELGNSRKALTRLDDDEKNTVTLSDGNRGNPNVSIVNEPGLYTLVLGSRKPEAKAFRRWVTHEVLPSIRRHGLYITQELLADHEKLKAALEDIKDENLHLALKYDGMLARLEFLQHRVAYHRGQEAKRLMTGIRDTAQVLDIPEHQLVGWLLQRRFLYRKRGSKDLRAYAPYLGPKKDYFRLRATNDDGFEHVQLIVTPMGREYFGTRKKEIMEAKIDETM; translated from the coding sequence ATGGTGACTGATCTTCAAGTCTTCATAAACCCGGACTTTGGCCAGATCCGTGCCATAGACAAAGACGGCGAAGCATGGTTCGTAGCGGTGGATGTGTGCCGAGCCCTGGAGCTTGGGAACAGCCGGAAAGCGCTGACAAGGTTAGATGACGATGAAAAGAATACCGTCACTTTAAGTGACGGAAATCGCGGCAACCCAAACGTCTCCATCGTCAACGAACCAGGCCTGTACACGCTCGTGCTCGGCAGCCGCAAACCAGAGGCTAAAGCCTTCCGTCGGTGGGTCACGCACGAAGTCTTACCGTCGATCCGGCGGCACGGCTTGTATATCACACAAGAGTTGCTCGCGGATCACGAGAAGCTGAAAGCAGCCCTGGAAGACATTAAGGACGAGAACCTACACCTTGCGCTGAAGTACGACGGGATGCTCGCACGGTTGGAGTTTCTGCAGCACCGCGTCGCGTACCATCGAGGCCAAGAGGCAAAACGACTGATGACTGGTATACGGGATACCGCACAAGTGTTAGACATCCCGGAGCATCAACTTGTAGGATGGCTGCTTCAAAGGCGCTTCCTATACCGCAAGCGGGGAAGTAAAGACCTAAGAGCGTATGCCCCATACCTGGGGCCGAAAAAAGATTACTTCCGGCTGCGGGCCACAAACGATGATGGATTTGAGCACGTGCAGCTGATTGTCACTCCCATGGGGCGCGAGTATTTCGGTACCAGGAAAAAAGAAATCATGGAGGCAAAGATTGATGAAACTATGTGA
- a CDS encoding helix-turn-helix domain-containing protein: protein MYRKFEKLLESHGVTAYRVAHATGISTSTFSGWKNGRSSPKLDKLKRIADYFGVSISYFVEEENGD from the coding sequence GTGTATCGCAAATTCGAGAAATTGCTGGAAAGCCACGGGGTAACCGCTTACCGTGTGGCTCACGCAACTGGAATTTCAACGAGTACGTTTTCCGGGTGGAAAAACGGTCGGAGCAGTCCTAAGCTCGATAAGCTCAAGCGAATCGCCGATTACTTTGGCGTGAGCATCAGCTACTTTGTGGAGGAAGAGAATGGTGACTGA
- a CDS encoding S24 family peptidase — translation MYERFQQLLDERGITAYRVAKDLGFGTSAMTEWKKGRSTPKNDKLAKIADYFGVSLDWLIGRTDVRIPQGFVEYFDGDRNTAESAFHAAEWTEMMYGPLSPSSIRIPVLGSVPAGLPLEAIEDIIDWEELPASMASGGREYFGLQVKGNSMYPQYLDGDVLIVRKQPICDSGDDAIVLVDGSDAVFKRVRLNGGMMTLQPLNPEYEPRTFTAQEIKNLPVQILGVVVELRRKTK, via the coding sequence GTGTATGAGCGTTTTCAACAGCTGTTAGATGAACGCGGTATTACTGCATATCGTGTTGCCAAAGACCTTGGTTTTGGTACTTCAGCCATGACTGAGTGGAAAAAAGGACGTAGCACTCCCAAAAATGATAAACTAGCGAAGATCGCCGATTATTTTGGCGTTTCGCTAGATTGGCTTATAGGAAGAACAGACGTGCGCATTCCACAAGGATTCGTAGAATACTTTGATGGTGACCGCAACACGGCGGAATCTGCTTTTCATGCTGCTGAGTGGACTGAGATGATGTACGGGCCCTTAAGCCCGTCATCCATTCGTATCCCAGTGCTCGGTTCTGTCCCCGCCGGCCTTCCACTTGAGGCGATCGAGGACATTATAGACTGGGAGGAGCTTCCGGCTTCTATGGCCTCTGGAGGGCGTGAATACTTTGGTCTTCAGGTCAAAGGCAATAGCATGTATCCACAGTATCTGGACGGCGATGTGCTTATTGTTCGCAAGCAGCCCATTTGTGATAGTGGTGATGACGCGATTGTATTAGTGGATGGCAGTGACGCAGTGTTCAAGCGTGTACGACTAAACGGCGGCATGATGACACTCCAGCCATTGAATCCTGAATATGAGCCCCGCACGTTTACAGCCCAAGAAATCAAGAATCTTCCCGTTCAAATTCTCGGGGTCGTAGTCGAATTGCGGAGGAAGACCAAATGA
- a CDS encoding MBL fold metallo-hydrolase: MKRLSIAVLLILLLPVVAWADLTVSYIDVGQGDAALVQCDGHNMLVDAGPNASTDALLSYLAGAGATSYDLVVGTHPHEDHIGGLDKVIEQYDVTNVWMPRVRADTKTFEDVLLAIQSKGLKITAPTPGTIFTLGGATVTALAPIGSSYAETNDYSIVLRIDYGGTSFLFTGDAEETSENEMLAAGAHLKADVLKVGHHGSSSSTTDMFLDTTDPDYAVISCGADNSYGHPHAETLQKLDAKGIRILRTDKLGTITIQSDGKDVLLNSPERDNTPDNIDSGITYIGNKNTKKFHKPICGSLPAPKNQVYFDARDDAINAGYDPCKKCKP; the protein is encoded by the coding sequence ATGAAAAGGCTATCTATTGCCGTGTTGCTTATACTGCTGCTGCCTGTGGTCGCCTGGGCGGATCTGACTGTATCGTACATCGACGTCGGTCAGGGTGACGCCGCTCTCGTGCAATGTGACGGGCACAACATGCTCGTCGACGCGGGGCCAAACGCAAGCACAGATGCGCTACTCTCTTACCTTGCTGGCGCCGGAGCAACGTCTTACGATCTTGTTGTGGGCACTCACCCGCACGAAGATCACATCGGTGGCCTTGACAAAGTAATCGAGCAGTACGACGTCACAAACGTCTGGATGCCTCGTGTGCGGGCAGATACAAAAACGTTTGAAGACGTTCTACTTGCAATTCAAAGCAAAGGTCTGAAAATCACGGCGCCTACGCCAGGAACCATATTTACGCTTGGTGGTGCTACGGTCACGGCACTGGCTCCGATCGGCAGCAGTTACGCCGAAACAAATGACTACAGCATTGTGCTACGGATTGATTATGGAGGTACATCGTTTCTTTTCACCGGTGATGCAGAAGAAACCAGTGAAAACGAAATGCTTGCGGCCGGTGCACACCTCAAGGCCGATGTCCTGAAGGTCGGGCACCACGGGAGCAGCAGTTCCACGACCGATATGTTTCTCGATACAACCGATCCTGACTATGCCGTCATAAGCTGCGGAGCCGACAATTCATACGGACACCCGCACGCCGAAACCCTGCAAAAGCTAGACGCAAAAGGTATCCGAATACTCAGAACAGATAAGCTGGGCACTATCACGATCCAATCCGATGGCAAGGATGTGCTCTTAAATAGTCCCGAGCGCGATAACACACCGGATAATATTGATTCGGGCATAACCTACATCGGTAATAAAAACACGAAGAAGTTTCATAAGCCGATTTGCGGATCGCTGCCAGCGCCAAAGAACCAAGTCTATTTTGATGCAAGAGACGATGCAATTAACGCGGGCTATGACCCATGCAAAAAATGCAAGCCGTGA
- a CDS encoding DUF3006 family protein: MKFVVDRIEGMIAVCEDENRQMVEIPLHALPSGVKEGTAIEQTDEGYRVADNAERHERIAKLMDDLWY; this comes from the coding sequence GTGAAATTCGTAGTTGATCGAATCGAGGGCATGATCGCAGTTTGTGAGGACGAGAACAGACAGATGGTCGAGATACCTCTGCATGCTCTGCCGTCTGGGGTGAAGGAAGGAACCGCCATCGAGCAGACAGACGAGGGCTATCGAGTGGCCGACAACGCTGAACGCCATGAACGCATTGCAAAACTAATGGATGATCTGTGGTATTAA
- a CDS encoding tyrosine-type recombinase/integrase, translated as MATAKKLPSGSWRVNLYVGKDTTGKRQYKSFTAGTKKEAEFMAASYNVEKRHRTRPAELTIGEAIDQYIATKTAILSPSTVREYKHLKVYALQDLTSYKLSEITQEAVQSAINAYAMDHSPKSTRNAHGLLSAALAEALPDFVLRTKLPAKVRPDIAVPDDRAIQALMGSVANTAMETALILASMLGLRRSEIAALTWNDYDPVRKTLRINKAMVVDDKRNWVVKAPKSYAGTRTLTLPDFLSEYLEKAPRSSDSIVPLTPNAITRRFERLRDRLGLTFRFHDLRHYNASVMLALGVPDRYAMERMGHATPNMLKTVYQHTMQEKQRDVADKVNDYFTAMQHEMQHGK; from the coding sequence GTGGCGACCGCAAAAAAGCTCCCAAGCGGGAGCTGGCGGGTAAACCTGTATGTCGGAAAAGACACGACCGGCAAGCGCCAATACAAGTCATTTACCGCCGGCACAAAGAAAGAAGCCGAATTCATGGCCGCTTCGTACAATGTTGAAAAGCGACACAGAACAAGGCCCGCAGAACTGACGATAGGCGAGGCGATCGATCAGTACATCGCGACGAAGACGGCGATCCTCTCCCCATCTACCGTGCGAGAGTATAAGCATTTAAAAGTATACGCGCTACAGGATCTGACCTCGTATAAGCTGTCTGAGATCACGCAGGAAGCCGTTCAGTCCGCGATAAACGCTTATGCGATGGATCACTCTCCCAAGTCTACTCGGAACGCGCATGGGCTGCTTTCCGCGGCTCTGGCAGAGGCCTTGCCTGACTTCGTTCTCCGCACTAAATTGCCAGCAAAGGTCCGGCCTGACATCGCCGTGCCCGACGACAGGGCAATCCAGGCCTTGATGGGATCTGTCGCCAACACAGCAATGGAAACCGCCCTTATACTTGCCTCCATGCTCGGGCTTCGACGAAGCGAGATCGCAGCGCTCACATGGAACGACTATGACCCTGTTCGCAAGACATTGCGGATTAACAAGGCCATGGTCGTGGATGATAAGCGCAATTGGGTTGTCAAGGCACCGAAGTCTTATGCAGGAACGCGAACCTTGACCCTGCCGGACTTCCTTTCTGAGTATCTGGAGAAGGCCCCTCGCTCCTCGGATTCCATTGTTCCGCTTACTCCCAACGCCATTACGCGCCGATTTGAGCGACTTCGGGATCGGTTAGGGCTCACCTTCCGTTTTCATGATCTTCGTCACTACAATGCGTCGGTTATGCTTGCCCTCGGCGTCCCAGACCGGTATGCAATGGAGCGCATGGGACACGCAACGCCCAACATGCTAAAAACCGTATATCAACACACAATGCAGGAAAAACAGAGAGACGTTGCGGATAAAGTCAACGACTATTTCACAGCAATGCAACACGAAATGCAACACGGAAAATAA
- a CDS encoding recombinase family protein, with protein sequence MKQSNNRKHSINTAALYCRLSRDDNMDNESNSITNQKALLKKVAKEKGYTDTLFFVDDGITGTTLDRPGFNEMIKAIEAGYISAVFVKDLSRLGRDYLKVGYYTEEFFPEHDVRLVAVSDGVDSEDGDNEFTPFRNIMNEWYAKDISKKRRIVNKLKGNSGVPLSPPPYGYMKDPEATPTRWIVDEAAAVNVRRIFRMALDGRGIGEIAAALAEDGVLTPTAYWQSKGVGWGGKKTKFSPTDWRHSTVAKILSLQEYCGDVINFKTFSKSYKMKKRIENPEENRAVFLNVHEPIIDRETWEKVQKKRGTRKKPNKTDGECSIFSGLLKCPDCGGNLNYHVNYNNADIKYFNCANNNSARGRCATTHYIRLDFLERVVLEEIRRLTRFANEYEDDFARAIVGRSIKTAERDRIRKQKELEGLLARDKELDVLFERIYEDNVAGKISDERFSRMAQKYEQEQGEVAGKIKALRKELRKEGSQTMTAELFLDTIRQYTDVRELTQRMVTELIDHIDVYHAEKVDGVTRQRVVIHYHFIGAFIAPKCKDIPEAAILMQTRKGVAVRYSPEQIAS encoded by the coding sequence TTGAAACAGTCGAACAACAGGAAGCACTCAATCAATACCGCCGCTTTGTACTGCCGTCTGAGCCGTGACGATAACATGGACAACGAGTCCAACAGCATTACCAACCAAAAGGCACTTTTAAAAAAGGTGGCAAAGGAGAAGGGCTATACCGACACCCTGTTTTTCGTAGATGATGGGATCACCGGCACCACCCTTGACCGCCCCGGCTTCAATGAGATGATTAAGGCAATCGAGGCGGGCTATATCTCCGCCGTGTTCGTGAAAGACCTTTCACGCCTGGGCCGTGACTATCTGAAAGTCGGCTACTACACGGAGGAGTTTTTCCCCGAGCATGATGTGCGGCTGGTAGCTGTTTCCGACGGTGTGGACAGCGAGGACGGCGACAACGAGTTTACCCCGTTTCGCAACATTATGAACGAGTGGTATGCAAAGGACATCTCCAAAAAGCGCCGGATCGTCAATAAGTTAAAGGGCAATTCCGGCGTCCCGCTCTCACCCCCGCCTTATGGGTACATGAAAGACCCGGAGGCCACACCCACCCGCTGGATTGTGGACGAGGCAGCCGCCGTGAATGTCCGCCGTATATTCAGGATGGCCTTGGACGGCCGCGGGATCGGGGAAATTGCCGCCGCACTCGCTGAGGATGGCGTTCTTACTCCTACCGCCTATTGGCAGAGCAAGGGCGTGGGCTGGGGCGGTAAAAAGACCAAGTTTTCCCCCACGGACTGGCGGCACTCTACCGTTGCTAAAATCCTTTCCTTACAGGAATACTGTGGGGACGTGATAAACTTCAAAACTTTCTCCAAGTCTTACAAGATGAAAAAGCGGATTGAAAACCCCGAAGAAAACCGGGCCGTATTCTTGAATGTTCACGAGCCCATCATTGACCGGGAGACATGGGAGAAGGTACAGAAGAAGCGCGGCACCCGCAAGAAACCCAACAAGACCGACGGGGAGTGCAGTATTTTTTCCGGTTTACTGAAATGCCCTGATTGCGGCGGAAACCTCAATTATCATGTCAACTACAATAACGCCGACATTAAGTATTTCAACTGCGCCAACAATAACAGCGCACGGGGCAGATGTGCCACAACGCATTATATCCGCTTAGACTTTCTGGAGCGTGTAGTGCTGGAGGAGATCCGCCGCCTAACCCGCTTTGCCAATGAGTATGAGGACGATTTCGCACGGGCTATTGTAGGGCGCTCCATAAAAACAGCGGAGCGTGACCGCATAAGAAAGCAAAAGGAGCTTGAGGGCCTGCTGGCGCGGGATAAGGAGCTTGACGTGCTTTTTGAACGTATCTATGAGGACAACGTGGCTGGGAAAATCAGCGACGAGCGGTTCTCCCGCATGGCGCAAAAGTACGAACAGGAACAGGGCGAGGTGGCCGGAAAAATCAAGGCCCTGCGGAAAGAGCTTCGCAAGGAGGGCAGCCAAACGATGACCGCCGAGCTGTTTCTTGATACGATCCGCCAATATACCGATGTGCGGGAGCTGACCCAGCGCATGGTAACGGAGCTGATAGACCATATAGACGTGTACCACGCGGAAAAGGTGGACGGCGTGACCCGCCAGCGGGTGGTCATCCATTATCACTTCATCGGCGCGTTTATCGCCCCCAAGTGCAAGGACATCCCCGAGGCCGCCATCCTGATGCAAACAAGAAAGGGAGTAGCCGTTCGCTACTCCCCGGAACAGATTGCAAGTTGA
- a CDS encoding sigma factor-like helix-turn-helix DNA-binding protein, translated as MTMLNLRDVYPFYHSDLFVEVSQAVAEAMTTAARRESNARRQMYRYKAQYSLDRGDGIEHSSLRFAPSPAELYEEKEKIEALYAALAALPEKQSRRVYAHYILGVSKSDLARAEGVAESAVRDSISRGLKLLRELLKTSI; from the coding sequence ATGACCATGCTCAATCTGCGGGACGTGTACCCGTTTTACCATAGTGACCTGTTTGTGGAAGTTTCCCAGGCCGTTGCCGAGGCCATGACCACCGCCGCCCGGCGGGAGTCCAACGCCCGCCGCCAAATGTACCGCTACAAGGCACAGTATTCCCTGGATCGCGGGGACGGCATTGAGCATAGCTCCCTGCGCTTCGCCCCCTCTCCCGCCGAACTCTATGAGGAGAAAGAAAAAATCGAGGCCCTGTATGCCGCCCTTGCCGCTCTCCCGGAAAAGCAGAGCCGCCGTGTGTATGCTCATTACATACTCGGCGTGAGCAAGTCTGACCTTGCGCGGGCCGAGGGGGTGGCGGAGAGCGCTGTCCGGGACAGCATCAGCCGGGGCTTAAAATTGCTCCGGGAACTTTTGAAAACTTCCATCTAA
- a CDS encoding ABC transporter permease, which yields MKAFGTLLKNELKLNIRNMNMVIFAIIMPLVVLVILGFLYGPKPAADGAAYTFMDQSFGALCTISICAGGLMGLPLVVAEYRERKILKRFQVTPVSPVMLLAVEFTIYVIYAAVSMLTLIPVARLFWNVTIHGSWLAFLGSWLLTMVSTLSIGMMVGGIAKNEKTASVIACVLYFPMLIFSGATLPFEVMPEMIQKIIRVLPMTQGIQLMKETSLGLPVGNVWLPIVVMGAVTVLCTGIAVKCFKWE from the coding sequence ATGAAAGCCTTTGGAACGCTCTTGAAAAATGAGTTGAAGCTCAACATACGAAATATGAACATGGTGATTTTCGCCATCATCATGCCGCTGGTGGTCTTGGTCATCCTCGGCTTTCTCTACGGCCCAAAGCCCGCCGCCGACGGCGCGGCATACACCTTTATGGATCAGTCCTTTGGTGCGCTCTGTACCATCTCCATCTGCGCGGGGGGCTTGATGGGACTGCCCCTGGTGGTGGCGGAATATCGGGAGCGCAAAATTCTGAAACGCTTTCAAGTGACCCCGGTCAGTCCCGTTATGCTGTTGGCTGTGGAGTTTACGATCTATGTGATTTACGCCGCTGTCTCTATGCTGACACTGATCCCTGTGGCAAGGCTTTTTTGGAATGTCACCATTCATGGCTCTTGGCTGGCGTTTTTGGGTAGCTGGCTGTTGACTATGGTGTCCACCTTGAGCATTGGAATGATGGTGGGCGGTATTGCGAAAAACGAAAAGACGGCTAGTGTGATTGCCTGTGTGCTCTACTTCCCCATGCTGATTTTCTCCGGCGCGACATTACCCTTTGAAGTCATGCCCGAAATGATACAGAAAATCATCCGTGTACTACCTATGACCCAAGGCATCCAGCTCATGAAAGAAACTTCCCTTGGCTTGCCGGTCGGCAACGTCTGGCTTCCTATCGTCGTGATGGGGGCTGTGACAGTTCTCTGTACTGGAATTGCGGTGAAATGTTTTAAGTGGGAGTAA